The Malus domestica chromosome 10, GDT2T_hap1 genome contains a region encoding:
- the LOC103445323 gene encoding uncharacterized protein — protein sequence MVQFHHICFLSLFITLAAGFLPGTHAVDYSVTNTASGTPGGIRFNHEIGADYGRQTLISATDFIWSLFQQKTTDDRKSVSKVTLIVENITGVAYTINNEIHVSASYIAGYSGNVKSEITGVLYHESTHVWQWNGNGRAPGGLIEGIADYVRLKAGYAPGHWVKPGQGDRWDQGYDVTARFLDYLNSLKNGFVAEMNKKLRSGYSADYFVDLLGKNVEQLWREYKAKYAGN from the coding sequence ATGGTTCAATTTCACCATATTTGTTTCCTCTCCTTGTTCATAACACTAGCAGCAGGCTTCCTTCCTGGCACCCATGCAGTCGACTACAGCGTCACAAATACCGCCAGTGGAACCCCCGGCGGAATCCGCTTCAACCATGAAATCGGAGCAGACTACGGCAGGCAAACCCTAATCTCCGCGACCGACTTCATATGGAGCTTGTTCCAGCAAAAAACAACCGATGACAGAAAGAGTGTCTCCAAGGTCACCCTAATCGTTGAAAACATCACCGGGGTCGCGTACACCATCAACAACGAGATCCACGTCAGCGCCAGCTACATCGCTGGTTACTCCGGCAATGTGAAGAGTGAGATCACCGGTGTGCTTTACCATGAGTCAACGCACGTCTGGCAATGGAATGGGAACGGTCGAGCCCCGGGGGGGCTGATTGAGGGTATAGCTGATTACGTGAGGTTGAAGGCCGGATACGCGCCAGGTCACTGGGTTAAGCCCGGGCAGGGAGATAGGTGGGACCAGGGGTACGATGTCACTGCTAGGTTTCTTGACTATTTGAATAGTTTGAAAAATGGGTTTGTTGCTGAAATGAATAAGAAATTGAGGAGTGGTTATAGTgctgattattttgttgatttgcTGGGGAAGAATGTTGAACAGCTTTGGAGAGAGTACAAGGCCAAGTATGCAGGCAACTAA